Below is a window of Halococcus hamelinensis 100A6 DNA.
GACCGAGAGCACGTCGAGCGGGATGTCCTCGAGGCGCTGGCCGATCTCCTTGCGGGCGATCCGGCTCGCGTGTTCCTCGCGTTCGACGTTGAAGACGGTCATCCCGAGTTCGAGCGCCACCAGCGCCTCGTCGGCGACCACGAACGCGGGCGGGAGCGCCTCGCCGCCGGGCGTGGTCCGCGACCCCGCCTCGATCTCGACGTAGCTGAGGTCGGGGTTGAGCATCCCGCCGGTCTTCGAGATGGCGATCCGCATCGCCTCGTCCGGCGTCTCGACGTCGTACACCGGGATGGCCGCCTCGACGACGACTCGACAGTCCATAGCGAGACGTTCGCTACCGGCGGCTATCAACATTTGGTCGGCCCGAGTCGAAAGCGCCAATCCGCCCGGCGGCCGAGTGCGGGCGATGGAAACCGGGACGATCGAGGTCGATTCGCTCGCCGGCGGGGTCGACCTCCAGGCCACCCTCGAATCCGGGCAGTCGTGTTTCTGGGACCGCGCCGACGGCCGCATGTACGACGAGTCGGGGGTCGCCCGCGGGTCGGCGTGGTACACCGCCGTCCTGCCCCCGGATCTCGCCGGCGACGACGAGGTGGTTCGGGTTCGACAGACCGACGGCCGGCTGGAGTGGGAGTCGAGCACGGACGCGACGGACCACCTCACCCACCTCCTCCGGCTCGACGACGACCTCCCCGCGATCCAGCGTGAACTCCCCGACGACCCGCTCATCGAGACGGCGTTCGACGCCTACGACGGCCTGCGGATCGTTCGCGATCCGCCGTTTCCGACGCTCATAACCTTCATCTGCTCGGCACAGATGCGGGTCAAGCGCATCCACACGATGCAGCGCACGATGGCGCGACGGTTCGGCACCGCCATCGAGTTCGACGGCGAGACCTACCACGCCTTCCCGACCCCCGACCAGCTCGCGGCCGCGACCGTGGACGAGCTCCGCGACTGTTCGCTCGGCTATCGGGCACCGTACGTCGCCGAGAGCGCGCGGCTCGTCGCCGACGGCGAACTCGACCCGACGGACGCCCGCGGGCGCGAGTACGAGGCCGCCCGCGAGTTCCTGAAGGGGTTCATGGGCGTCGGCGACAAGGTGGCCGACTGTATCCTCCTGTTCTCGCTCGGCTACCTCGAAGCCGTCCCGCTCGACACCTGGATCCAGACCGCGATCGCCGAACACTACCCCGACTGCGACCGCGGGTCGTACACCGAGACCTCGCGCGCCATCCGCGAGGCGTTCGGCGGCCAGTACGCGGGCTACGCCCAGACTCACGTCTTCCACTACCTCCGGGCCAACGGTCCCGACCTCGGGTGAGCGGCCCGGACGTTTTTCACTCGCGTGGCCCTGCATGCAACCATGAGTGACCGCGTTCGAGCACACGTCTTCGTTTCGGGGACCGTCCAGGGCGTCCACTACCGGGCGAACACCCGCGACGCCGCACGCGAGGCGAGCGTCGACGGCTGGGTGAAGAACCTCGACGACGGCCGGGTCGAGGCGGTCTTCGAGGGCGCGGAGGACGACGTCGAGCAACTGGTCGAGTGGTGTCACACAGGCAGCCCGGCGGCCGAGGTCGAATCGGTCGAGGCCGACTACGGGGAGCCCGAGGACGAATCGGAGTTCGGGATCCGTTGATAGTCCCGCACGCTTAATCCGCCGGCCCCCGGACGAACGGCCATGATCACGACCGACCGGATGGCCGCCGTCGACGCGAACGCCGCGGCGCTCGGCGTTCCACAGAAACAGCTGATGGAGTCGAGCGGCAACGCCGTCGCGCGCGCAGTGCGTGACCTCGTCGATCCCGGCTCCCGGATCGCCATCGTCGCCGGTCGCGGCAACAACGGCGGCGACGCGCTCGTCGCGGCCCGCTTCCTCGACGAGTTCGACACCCACACGCTGTTGCTCGGTCGTGCCGAGACCATCTCGACCGACATCGCCCGCGAGAATTGGGACGCGCTCGACGAAGCGAAGTACGATGTCGAGGAAGTGCAGGACTCACGGGCCATCGGCCTCGGGGACCCCGA
It encodes the following:
- a CDS encoding acylphosphatase, whose translation is MSDRVRAHVFVSGTVQGVHYRANTRDAAREASVDGWVKNLDDGRVEAVFEGAEDDVEQLVEWCHTGSPAAEVESVEADYGEPEDESEFGIR
- a CDS encoding DUF555 domain-containing protein: MDCRVVVEAAIPVYDVETPDEAMRIAISKTGGMLNPDLSYVEIEAGSRTTPGGEALPPAFVVADEALVALELGMTVFNVEREEHASRIARKEIGQRLEDIPLDVLSVEVLDADDESETTEDESETTEDDGSEEENGPAADGGMLPDFDELLEE
- a CDS encoding DNA-3-methyladenine glycosylase family protein; the encoded protein is METGTIEVDSLAGGVDLQATLESGQSCFWDRADGRMYDESGVARGSAWYTAVLPPDLAGDDEVVRVRQTDGRLEWESSTDATDHLTHLLRLDDDLPAIQRELPDDPLIETAFDAYDGLRIVRDPPFPTLITFICSAQMRVKRIHTMQRTMARRFGTAIEFDGETYHAFPTPDQLAAATVDELRDCSLGYRAPYVAESARLVADGELDPTDARGREYEAAREFLKGFMGVGDKVADCILLFSLGYLEAVPLDTWIQTAIAEHYPDCDRGSYTETSRAIREAFGGQYAGYAQTHVFHYLRANGPDLG